The nucleotide sequence AATCACCTGTGGTGGTCATGAACGAGACCTGAGGTGATCTGGAGAACAGTCGAATTCCTCTTGAAGGCATGGCTCCTCAGTCAATTTGGGCCCTTATCACACACATACCAGGTTAGGACAGCTGACATAAAGATGGCGGCCATCCCAACCGTCGTGCAGTGTGCTACTGTTAATTGGCTGATGGCTTAAAAACCAGAAAGTAGTTGGGTTCGACACGCTAAAAGCTAACGCCACGCACTAGCGTGCCAAGGCCAGTCAGGCGTGTGGAATATGGCTCGTGCACGCAAGCGCCACACGTAACTTCATTGTGTAATATTCTTACCGTTATTTAAATTTCAGAGCTTTTACCATACCTATTGCCAACTACGATGCTGGCTAATATGAGTGCTTTAAAACAGACTTGAGATTACTGCTTAAGCATTGATTATAATTTAAATTAGTTAATAAATATTTGCAAAACAATTATTAATGCTATTCAGCAGTTTGACGGCTtacgtatgtgtatgtgtatgtgtagggAAAGCGTACTTatagtatatatatctctccggTTCCCGTATATAGTGATTATCTGGAAGCTCAGTTACAACTACTTAAAAAAACAGTTATTAAGTACATAAATATATGTATTAATGATTAATGCTGTCCTCCATTTTCTAACTCTAACTCACGTAGCTcacgttctcttttcttgatttcaatcTGCTTTGCAAGTAATTCGGCCTTTAGATTGTTtatcttcaattcctcctccaggttcTGTAGCTCTGTATTTTGATATTGCTCATGTGAATTAGCTGTAGCAACTCGTTGGAGACTAACTTGGGATGAGCTAGAAAGATAaagcagttagtaagtaCTTTATAAGTAGCTGTCAAATAGTTAAGGACTATTTAAGATAGATCTTACCTTGATCTAGCTCGAGAGCTCCCTCGCCGGCTCATGCTCCCCCTTCGACTTGGAGTTCGTTGCAATGGTCTTCCGCTACTAgatgagggaaagaaaatatgatcttgatcttgatcttgtatATTCAACTCAGGTGAGTTAGATTCTGTTTGTCGAGCTGATTCTATAAGAGTTAATCAGTTTATATGTgcttctcaagcacttgCAATTGGGGTTTCAAGCTATAACAATAAATACATACCAGATCGTGCCATATGTCTTAGAAAGCTAGCCTCCAAAGTTTGAGTTGCATAGCGGTGTCGAAGACCATATGAATTATAGCTTCGATTCTGCTGCACGTCCTGTATATCTAGCTTCAATGATCTAGATGTATTTAATGAGTGGTTAGTAAGTGCTTTACAAGTGGTTATTAGGTACATACTCAAGAATTGCTTGAAGCAATGTCAATTGCTTTCCACGACGATTGGATTTATTATGAGTTTGTTCAACAGCATTAGTACTCTTTCGCACCATATCAAAGATATGATGTGGTATAAGAGAACAATACTTATTGAGACCTGCTGCAATTACCGCACTCTTTTTATGACGAGCCCAGTTCTGAATTGCAGGATGTTCATGTTCTATAAATAGTTAGTTATTAACTATTCAaaatttgcatttgaattaGTTAGTAAGAAAGTACTTACTGATTAACAGATCACACCATTTATGATAGTCCTCTTCAGACTCACATTCTAAAAGCGCAGCCATGCGTGTCCCGATGTATGGATTAAGAGAATGAGTTTGAAGAGTTTCACGAATCCCTCGTAGGAAATGAACTcgacatagaagaagaacattctTTAGAAGCCATATACGTGAATGGTGGTCTGGATCAATCTCCATTAGAAACTGAGCCAATCCTATTGCCAATTAGTTAGCCGCTGCTTGATAACTGATTGTGAAATGGCCAGGGAGTGCCTATTAGATACCTTCAATTTgcttattgtccatatccatTACCAGAGCATGAAGACCAGTACCATGTAGGGCACGAAAGGTAATCCTCTTGCCTGTCAACTTATACACAATATGAtagatcttcttgaataAGATATAATAGCCCTCTGTAGTGTCTTCAGTTGTAAAGACACGACAAAGAGTCATAACTAATTAGCCagcagttagtaagtggTTAGTAAGTGGTTGAAAAGTACTCTTACTtactctttttctgatcTGCTAAATATGTGGCAAATACCacctccttcatctcttttgaTTGTACTCGTTTGAATGACATATCAATCTCTATAGAAGATAATGTATGAAGTAATTCAGCTTGCTCTTTCAGAATGCATATTATCATGATCTGAtcattttgttgataaacTTCATGTATGTACTCCTAAATGTTAAAAATTGATAAGTTATTATGTAGTTATAGAGTACTGAACAAGCAGTTATGAAGTACTTACCTGAAGATCTTTGTTCTTTCCTAATTCGAACATTACACCATTGACATTCTGACCAGCTGGATAATGGAGAAGTCTTTGTTTTCGAATGACAGCTTGAATTGGGTCCATATTTGAGAAACTCTCATGAATTTGCTGAATTGTATGGCAATTATGCTCAGCACAGAATGATTGTAATGCTGGACTTTTAAGAAATGTACCTAAAGCCATTTATCAACACTCATTAAGTACTTATCAGGCACTTAGGAAGCACTTACCCAGTGTCAAGCTTGGGCTCCGAGCCTGATTTATCAATTGCAGAATTCCATTCATAATTTTTGCAGGTGCCTttcgtggaggtggaggaacatGTGTATGAACACCATGAGACATAAAGACAAAATATGGATTTTGACTTAAATCAGTGGGAATTAACCAATGGAAAGTCACATTACATTTAGCATGTACTAATTTTCCAGGTCCCTGAGGATGATCATATGCTGGAGACAATAAGTACTTAGCAAGCAGTTTTTAAGTATTTTATAAGCACTTACCACAATACAGTGACTTTGACTTGATCGATTCAACAGCACCGCActcttccatatccataataaTTTCATTATTCAACAATCCCTCAAGAAACTGAAGGTGCACTGAGCCATTCTTTGGAACTCTATAGGTATAATGACCTGCAGGGTCTGATGGTGCATTGATGCATCTAACATAGAAATCGAAACCACCTAGAGGATTCTATAATTGATTAGCAACTATAATAAGCAGTCCATAAGCACTTAGGATAATTAATTACCGGAATGGAGCTTTGGGTTAACTTAGGCTGGCAAGAATTCTGAAAGTGATAACAAGATAGTTGATTTTTAAAGAGATTTTTTGCTGATCGATAAAATCTATTGAATCATAAGTAGTTAATACTTGAtaacggaatgcttgataagtacttcttaccTATATGCAGCATCTTTGGTTGtatctctttccatctcatGAATGCGCTGTCGAATATCTTGCAAAATTGTCCATAAATCATCTGTAACATGAGTGTGATGCATATTTTTCAGTTGTATACCGGCATATTCACAGATCTTTATACCAGAACATCTATAAGAGGAGCTAGTATATGATGTTCCTAGGAATGAAGAATGGCTGGAAGGCCGGTTGCGATAATTTTGTCGAACACAGTACTGAATCTATAAAGTGCTTAGTATCTGCTTACCAAGTGCTTGTAAGGTACTTGTGAAATATTTACACTGTTAACCATGTCCTCTACAGTTTCCCTCTGCTGATTCGGCGGCACATTTATAACATACCCATATCCATTAGGATCAGTAGATGGATATTCCGGAAGATCACTTGTATATTCTAATTTAAGGACCTTCAATGGCTTCGTTGAGGCATCACTTAGCTGAATAAGaatattttcttccttctatcTAGTTAGCAATTAATGTCAAAGTAGTTAGGAACTAGTACAGATAATATACCTCCTGCTGGGGTTGACTCAAGTCggtttcaattgatctaaaTAGATCATCTTGTAAGATAAAACCAGGATCTTCAGAAATGAATGTGTTCTCCATTGCAAGTAGTGGCTGAGTAGTTGCTAAGTACTTAAAGAACTAGAAATCGAGAAttcgggaggaagaagaagaaattaagGAGTGAAATTCAAAGGAtttacaggtatttaaataTTTTACTTACTAGCGGTATAAACAAATTCCAcatggtcaggtgacttgcgcGTGGCGGGACCCGCTTTACGAGTCGATGCCACCTACCCTCTCCTTAAAAACGGTGAGAATGAATGAATCAATCGATTAACTAATCAATCCTAGCCGACAACTACCCCCACCTTCCCCTCCACAAACAAAGGAGGATttttgtcacgggctcggaatggtagataataatgaatcgacgttcctatctaaactattctAGCCATCAATGAAAATATCgaatatgaagaagaaaagagaacaagAGGAAAGCCTATTTACATGAAGGAGTCTTGTAGGGTTTGTGTGGGCTCGCTAAGctgctgtttgtctcgattgctttcatggaaTCATTTGCCATGTTCGTAGTGTTTGCTGATAATGTCGCTAAACTGAGAAGTCACAGTTTTCTGATACTACACAATTACTTTGTTCTCTTGAACATGCATTATCAGGTTAGGtgctgtgacggcctggtcacgttggttggttatcacgtgaggcgtggctgtttgctttgttgctttgttgataaatatggcgttaccttctttcttccttcctcatgtcaattatcctcgtcgagagctacctaggtagaacccatgagttggatgttccattatcctagtagagcgccgtgacaggtGCCAGCCAGCAAAAGAGTCCTGCTCTCAGACAAAGTGAGTCCCATAACTCACCTCAAAGACAATGGATATTTTCAACTATAATTTCAATCTCCTTATCTTTCAAGAGAATGTATGGAGTGGCCACAAGACTGTTGAGAAGGTAGCATGGAATGCTAGGATTACCCTAACAGTTACCACTGTCCTGGTATGGAGACAGACTACAAGCAGGGCCGCGTgagcctctgcatcaaatacctcATGGTTggtgtgacggctcagctcagctcagtgcctttattgacattcaccgtcaacatggcaaacaatgccatggaagcaatcaagacaaacagctgcttagcgaggccacacacaaccatatataagacttctttgtgtaaatagactcttcttctgttcttttcttcttcagattcgatattctcgtcgaatggctacaatagttagataggaatatcatttcgttgtt is from Aspergillus chevalieri M1 DNA, chromosome 8, nearly complete sequence and encodes:
- a CDS encoding uncharacterized protein (COG:S;~EggNog:ENOG410PV13), translating into MVRKSTNAVEQTHNKSNRRGKQLTLLQAILESLKLDIQDVQQNRSYNSYGLRHRYATQTLEASFLRHMARSESARQTESNSPELNIQDQDQDHIFFPSSSSGRPLQRTPSRRGSMSRRGSSRARSSSSQVSLQRVATANSHEQYQNTELQNLEEELKINNLKAELLAKQIEIKKRERELRELELENGGQH